The Paenibacillus sp. FSL R7-0204 genome includes a region encoding these proteins:
- a CDS encoding L-fucose isomerase, giving the protein MTANYPKIGIRPTIDGRRRGVRESLEAQTMGMAQRVAAFLQENVRYPDGSQVECIIADSTIGGVKEAAAAAQKFAGAGVGVSITVTPCWCYGSETMDMDRGIPHAVWGFNGTERPGAVYLAAVLSAYAQKGIPAFGIYGEDVQESGSEEIPADVQVKLLQFARSALAAALMKGKSYLSMGSVSMGIAGSIVNEQFFQEYLGMRNEYIDMSEFVRRFEEGIYDPEEFTRALAWVKDNCRVGADNNPQHLQLSEEVKEEQWETVVKMTLIARDLMTGNPQLAKLGFEEEASGHNALLGGFQGQRQWTDHFPNGDFMETILNSSFDWNGRRAPYIVATENDSLNGVTMLFNYLLTNTAQIFADVRTFWSPAAVKRVTGYELEGAASGGLLHLINSGSAALDGTGEQSIDGKPAIKPFWDTTDEEAAACIAQTQFRPASQEYFRGGGFSTDYLTRGGMPVTMARLNLVKGLGPVLQLVEGYTVELPGAVHDTLDQRTDPTWPTTWFAPKLTGHGSFQSVYDVMNNWGANHGAISYGHIGADLITLASILRIPVSMHNVEEARIFRPRVWSLFGTENLESADYRACRNFGPLY; this is encoded by the coding sequence GTGACAGCAAATTATCCGAAGATTGGAATCCGGCCGACGATTGACGGCAGAAGACGCGGGGTGCGCGAATCGCTGGAGGCACAGACGATGGGCATGGCGCAGCGCGTGGCGGCATTTTTGCAGGAGAATGTAAGGTATCCGGATGGTTCACAGGTGGAGTGTATCATTGCTGATTCTACGATTGGCGGCGTGAAGGAGGCTGCGGCGGCGGCGCAGAAGTTCGCGGGTGCAGGTGTAGGCGTATCTATTACAGTCACTCCGTGCTGGTGTTATGGATCGGAAACGATGGACATGGATAGAGGCATCCCGCATGCGGTATGGGGGTTCAACGGCACGGAGCGCCCCGGCGCAGTATATCTGGCGGCAGTTCTGTCTGCTTATGCGCAAAAAGGCATTCCGGCCTTCGGCATCTACGGAGAGGATGTCCAGGAATCCGGCAGCGAGGAAATCCCGGCGGATGTTCAGGTGAAGCTGCTGCAGTTCGCGAGGTCCGCGCTGGCTGCCGCTCTGATGAAGGGGAAGTCCTATCTGTCGATGGGCTCCGTGTCGATGGGAATCGCCGGCTCCATTGTGAACGAGCAGTTCTTTCAGGAATATCTCGGCATGCGCAATGAATATATCGATATGTCCGAATTTGTACGCAGATTTGAGGAAGGGATCTATGATCCCGAGGAGTTCACGCGGGCACTGGCCTGGGTGAAGGACAACTGCCGTGTGGGGGCCGATAATAACCCGCAGCATCTGCAGCTGAGTGAAGAGGTTAAGGAAGAGCAGTGGGAGACGGTTGTCAAAATGACGCTGATTGCCCGTGATCTCATGACCGGCAATCCGCAGCTTGCGAAGCTTGGCTTCGAGGAGGAAGCCAGCGGTCACAATGCCCTGCTGGGCGGCTTCCAGGGCCAGCGGCAATGGACCGACCATTTCCCGAACGGCGACTTCATGGAGACGATTCTGAACTCCTCGTTCGACTGGAACGGCAGACGGGCGCCTTATATCGTTGCCACCGAGAATGACAGCCTGAATGGGGTGACGATGCTGTTCAATTATCTGCTGACGAATACAGCGCAGATTTTTGCCGATGTGCGCACCTTCTGGAGTCCGGCTGCCGTGAAGCGCGTGACCGGGTATGAGCTGGAGGGAGCGGCGTCAGGCGGCCTGCTGCATCTGATTAATTCCGGCTCGGCAGCACTTGACGGCACCGGCGAGCAGAGTATTGACGGCAAGCCGGCGATCAAGCCGTTCTGGGACACCACGGATGAAGAGGCGGCTGCCTGTATCGCGCAGACCCAGTTCCGCCCGGCTTCCCAGGAATATTTCCGGGGAGGCGGCTTCTCCACGGACTATCTGACCCGAGGCGGCATGCCGGTCACCATGGCCCGGCTCAATCTGGTCAAGGGTCTGGGACCTGTGCTCCAACTGGTAGAGGGGTATACTGTTGAGCTGCCGGGAGCGGTCCACGATACGTTAGACCAGCGGACAGACCCTACCTGGCCGACGACCTGGTTCGCTCCGAAGCTGACCGGACATGGCTCCTTCCAATCAGTCTATGATGTGATGAACAATTGGGGTGCCAATCACGGGGCGATCAGCTACGGGCATATCGGAGCGGATCTCATTACGCTGGCCTCGATCCTGCGGATTCCGGTCAGTATGCATAACGTGGAAGAAGCGCGTATTTTCCGTCCGCGTGTCTGGTCGCTGTTCGGCACAGAGAATTTGGAGAGTGCCGATTACAGAGCCTGCCGCAACTTTGGCCCGCTCTACTAA
- a CDS encoding DeoR/GlpR family DNA-binding transcription regulator, which yields MKAFERRDLVINELYRHKKVHVADLAQKFGVSEETIRRDLDRLDKEGIAKKNYGGAILNAHTNEDPSYSHRHQVNIEAKRRIAVRLLELINDGDSVMTDTSTTAFEGLRRIVEDKKNLTIITNSLAVLSEFQHSGQKLISTGGLLGPETSSFVGPTASQTILKYNVDVAVFSCKALSMTGGLCDSNEAETELKVLMQQQASKVVLLADHSKFDRIAFIRLFSFDKVDYIVTDQRPSEEWIEFLAKYQVSLLYPADS from the coding sequence ATGAAGGCTTTTGAACGGCGGGATCTGGTCATTAATGAGCTATACAGGCATAAGAAGGTTCACGTCGCGGATCTGGCGCAGAAATTCGGTGTATCGGAGGAGACGATCCGGCGCGATCTTGACCGGCTGGATAAGGAGGGCATTGCCAAAAAGAATTACGGCGGGGCGATTCTGAACGCTCACACCAACGAGGACCCCTCCTACTCGCACAGGCATCAGGTCAACATTGAAGCGAAGCGGAGGATTGCGGTAAGGCTGCTGGAGCTGATTAATGACGGGGACAGTGTGATGACGGACACCAGCACTACGGCTTTTGAAGGATTGCGGAGAATTGTGGAGGACAAAAAAAATCTGACCATCATCACCAATTCCCTGGCGGTATTGTCAGAATTCCAGCATTCCGGGCAAAAGCTTATCTCCACGGGGGGCCTGCTCGGGCCGGAGACCAGCTCTTTCGTAGGGCCTACGGCCTCGCAGACCATTCTGAAATATAATGTGGATGTGGCGGTTTTCAGCTGCAAGGCACTCTCCATGACCGGCGGCCTCTGTGATTCCAACGAAGCGGAGACCGAGCTTAAGGTGCTGATGCAGCAGCAGGCGAGCAAGGTGGTCCTGCTGGCTGACCATTCCAAATTCGACCGGATCGCCTTCATCCGGCTGTTCAGCTTCGACAAGGTCGATTATATCGTCACCGATCAGCGTCCGTCTGAGGAATGGATCGAGTTCCTTGCCAAATATCAGGTATCCCTGCTCTATCCTGCTGATTCATAA
- the fucU gene encoding L-fucose mutarotase encodes MLKKIPKLLSPELVRTLMEMGHGDELVLADANYPGHALHSRVLRADGIGIPRLLDAILELLPLDHYASAQAAFMAVVEGDPTVPVIWDTYKEILTRHDPAVKVEYEERFDFYDRSKHSYAILITGEEALYGNIILKKGVISPEAGE; translated from the coding sequence ATGCTCAAAAAAATACCCAAACTGCTCTCCCCCGAGCTCGTCCGCACTCTGATGGAAATGGGCCACGGGGATGAGCTGGTGCTGGCGGATGCCAATTATCCGGGGCATGCGCTGCATTCCCGGGTGCTGCGGGCAGACGGGATTGGCATTCCCCGGCTGCTTGACGCGATCCTGGAGCTGCTACCGCTGGATCATTATGCTTCGGCTCAGGCGGCCTTCATGGCCGTAGTGGAGGGGGACCCCACAGTCCCTGTGATATGGGACACATACAAGGAGATTCTCACCCGGCATGATCCTGCGGTGAAGGTGGAGTATGAAGAGCGTTTTGACTTCTATGACCGCTCCAAGCATAGCTATGCCATTCTAATTACAGGGGAAGAGGCACTCTACGGGAATATTATACTCAAAAAAGGTGTGATTTCCCCCGAGGCCGGGGAATAG
- a CDS encoding rhamnogalacturonan acetylesterase, whose product MPTIYIAGDSTAAQKGGGEWPMAGWGEYLQQYVSRKVRIENRAINGRSTRSFLAEGRLADMERDFLPGDFLLIQFGHNDQKLEDPLRYTEPHTDYRDNLKVFIDSARSRDCTPLLLTSVSRRRFTPDGEPDPQAVGLYPQVMREVAGETGTSLLDVFAASQQLYRRLGAEASAELFMHLPPGARPNYPDGITDDTHFSRSGAQQIAALVAEALAQCAELSLLHPYLRM is encoded by the coding sequence ATGCCGACAATCTATATCGCCGGAGACTCTACCGCCGCCCAAAAGGGCGGCGGGGAATGGCCGATGGCCGGATGGGGCGAATACCTGCAGCAGTATGTCAGCCGGAAGGTGCGGATTGAGAACCGGGCCATCAACGGACGGAGCACACGCTCCTTCCTGGCTGAGGGCAGGCTGGCAGACATGGAGCGGGACTTCCTCCCCGGAGACTTCCTCCTGATTCAGTTCGGCCATAATGACCAGAAGCTGGAGGACCCTCTCCGTTACACGGAGCCGCATACCGATTACCGCGACAATCTCAAGGTATTCATCGATTCCGCCCGCAGCCGGGACTGCACGCCTCTGCTGCTGACCTCGGTCAGCCGCCGCCGGTTCACCCCGGATGGTGAACCTGATCCACAGGCCGTCGGACTCTATCCGCAGGTCATGCGAGAAGTTGCCGGGGAGACCGGAACGTCTCTGCTCGATGTTTTTGCCGCCTCCCAGCAGCTCTACCGCAGACTGGGAGCCGAAGCATCGGCTGAGCTATTCATGCATCTGCCGCCGGGTGCACGCCCCAACTACCCGGACGGCATTACGGATGACACTCATTTCTCCAGATCCGGGGCGCAGCAGATCGCAGCACTGGTAGCCGAAGCGCTCGCACAGTGTGCGGAGCTGAGCCTGCTGCACCCGTATCTGCGGATGTAG
- a CDS encoding rhamnulokinase — MTEAKTQVMEVTGNQGIRLLAIDLGASSGRVMLGSYRDGKVTVEEIHRFPNGPVEVNGHLHWDAQRLLHEIKQGIAAAAASYGPLHSLSVDTWGVDYGLLDEQGELLDAPHHYRDQRMADIASVLEAALPPAEQFKLTGNQSSPINTVYQLFADLMAKPELRTTARQLLMMPDLFNYMLSGVAVAEQTIWSTSGLLNPQSTAPSAEVLRRLELPATLLPRLVPAGTVLGELRPALQEELGSGPLQIIAGASHDTASAVASVPYGDPGSSSAGPDRIAGLGPTLSPAAFISCGTWSLVGLETAEPVLSDAARASGFTNESCFGGRSRLLKNITGLWLLQETQRSWAEAGEPLSHQEAAELAGQLDRPGACIAMLDPNDPLFSTPGDMPLRIESYCIRTGQPVPQTRAEIIRSILESLARSYADTIRELEALTGHPVRCIHMVGGGIQNKLLCQLTADATGKDVIAGPVEASAIGNILVQLTALGAVDSAEVRRVAARSCSTLRYQPSFSHQN, encoded by the coding sequence ATGACAGAGGCGAAGACGCAAGTGATGGAGGTAACCGGTAACCAAGGAATCCGGCTGCTGGCCATCGATCTGGGAGCCAGCTCCGGCAGGGTGATGCTGGGAAGCTACAGGGACGGGAAGGTGACGGTGGAGGAGATTCACCGCTTCCCTAACGGGCCGGTAGAGGTGAACGGACATTTGCACTGGGATGCACAGCGGCTGCTTCATGAGATCAAGCAAGGGATTGCGGCAGCTGCGGCAAGCTACGGCCCGCTGCACTCTCTAAGCGTCGATACCTGGGGAGTCGACTACGGCTTGCTGGATGAGCAGGGAGAGCTGCTGGATGCTCCGCATCATTACAGGGATCAGCGGATGGCGGACATAGCTTCAGTACTGGAGGCTGCACTGCCTCCGGCAGAGCAATTCAAGCTGACGGGCAACCAGTCCAGCCCGATTAATACGGTGTATCAATTATTTGCCGACCTTATGGCGAAGCCGGAGCTGCGGACAACCGCCAGACAGCTCCTGATGATGCCGGATCTGTTCAATTATATGCTCAGCGGCGTGGCCGTGGCCGAGCAGACCATCTGGAGCACCAGCGGCCTGCTGAATCCGCAGTCCACAGCGCCTTCAGCCGAAGTGCTGCGCAGGCTGGAGCTGCCGGCTACGCTGCTGCCCCGGCTGGTTCCGGCAGGCACGGTACTGGGGGAGCTCCGGCCCGCGCTCCAGGAAGAGCTGGGCAGCGGCCCGCTCCAGATCATCGCCGGAGCTTCGCATGATACGGCTTCCGCCGTGGCGTCCGTTCCTTACGGCGATCCCGGCTCTAGCTCTGCCGGTCCTGACCGGATCGCCGGACTTGGCCCTACGCTGTCACCCGCTGCATTCATCAGCTGCGGAACCTGGTCGCTGGTGGGCCTGGAGACGGCGGAGCCTGTATTAAGCGATGCCGCCCGGGCCAGCGGCTTCACTAACGAGAGCTGTTTCGGCGGCAGGAGCCGGCTGCTGAAGAATATCACCGGCCTCTGGCTGCTACAGGAGACCCAGCGGAGCTGGGCTGAAGCGGGGGAACCGCTCAGCCATCAGGAAGCTGCCGAGCTTGCCGGGCAGCTGGACCGGCCGGGTGCGTGCATTGCCATGCTGGACCCGAACGATCCGCTCTTCAGCACACCGGGCGATATGCCGCTGCGGATTGAATCCTACTGCATCCGCACCGGGCAGCCGGTGCCGCAGACCCGGGCGGAGATCATCCGCTCGATTCTGGAGAGCCTGGCCCGGTCTTATGCGGATACGATCCGCGAGCTGGAGGCGCTCACCGGCCATCCGGTGCGCTGCATTCACATGGTCGGCGGCGGCATTCAGAACAAGCTGCTGTGCCAGCTGACGGCAGATGCTACCGGAAAAGACGTTATTGCCGGACCGGTAGAAGCGAGCGCAATCGGCAACATTTTGGTGCAATTGACGGCGCTTGGAGCTGTCGATTCCGCAGAGGTCCGCAGAGTGGCAGCCCGGTCCTGCTCAACGCTCCGGTACCAACCGTCTTTTTCACATCAGAACTGA
- a CDS encoding NAD(+) synthase — MQNYGFARVAAASPELRVADCVFNADQIIEAINTASAQEVEYLVLPELCITGYSCADLFLQPRLLESAMQALLRITATTAEHRMIVIAGLPVSIKSRLFNCAAVLQQGRILGIVVKTCIPGYSEFYEPRWFAGAEELEVSELQIGGSAVPVGNDLIFACESDGNLSFGVEICEDLWVPVPPSSLLAQAGATLLFNPSASNELVGKADYRRQLVGGQSASCVAGYVYASCNTGESTTDVVFGGHSLITENGQLLAESERFTHESRMITADIDLPRLQYSRTVMGTFRAGKGGRNYREILYAAPLGSSTPRELKRKVGVNPFVPGNPLQRDERCQEILSIQTSGLMKRIRHIGTKQAVIGISGGLDSTLALLVAVRAMELLGRPASDVLAVTMPGFGTTSRTYDNAVGLIKALGASMKVVDIKAACLQHFADIGHDPEVHDLTYENVQARERTQILMDLANKNGGIVIGTGDLSELALGWCTYNGDHMSMYSVNSGIPKTLIQYVVAWYADHEADETVNKYLYSIIETGISPELLPPSATGEIVQLTENILGPYIVHDFFLYYMLRTGASPGKMLYLAQHAFGGAYPKEQLTAWLKVFVTRFFTQQFKRSCLPDGPKVGTVSLSPRGDWRMPSDASAALWLQEIEEL, encoded by the coding sequence ATGCAGAATTACGGATTCGCAAGAGTCGCCGCCGCTTCCCCGGAACTCCGGGTGGCTGACTGCGTATTCAATGCAGACCAGATTATTGAAGCCATCAATACAGCCAGCGCCCAGGAGGTGGAGTACCTGGTACTCCCGGAGCTGTGCATCACCGGCTACAGCTGTGCGGATCTGTTCCTCCAGCCCCGGCTGCTGGAATCCGCGATGCAGGCGCTGCTGCGGATTACGGCCACGACGGCAGAGCACCGGATGATTGTCATTGCCGGCCTGCCGGTCTCCATCAAAAGCAGGCTGTTTAACTGTGCCGCTGTGCTCCAGCAGGGCCGTATTCTCGGGATTGTGGTCAAGACCTGCATTCCCGGCTACAGCGAATTCTACGAGCCGCGCTGGTTCGCGGGAGCCGAGGAGCTGGAGGTGTCCGAGCTGCAGATCGGCGGATCGGCGGTGCCGGTCGGCAATGATTTGATTTTTGCCTGTGAGAGCGACGGGAATCTGTCGTTCGGTGTGGAGATCTGCGAGGATCTCTGGGTGCCGGTGCCGCCAAGCAGCCTGCTGGCCCAGGCTGGTGCGACGCTGCTGTTCAACCCGTCGGCCAGCAACGAGCTGGTCGGCAAGGCCGATTACCGCCGCCAGCTGGTCGGCGGCCAGTCCGCCTCCTGTGTGGCCGGTTATGTCTATGCCAGCTGCAATACCGGCGAATCGACAACAGACGTAGTCTTCGGCGGACATTCGCTGATCACGGAGAACGGCCAGCTGCTGGCCGAATCGGAACGCTTCACTCATGAGAGCCGGATGATTACCGCCGACATTGACCTGCCGCGGCTGCAGTATTCCCGCACCGTGATGGGGACGTTCCGGGCAGGCAAGGGCGGACGCAATTACCGCGAGATTCTCTATGCCGCGCCGCTTGGCAGCAGCACCCCACGGGAGCTGAAACGGAAAGTAGGCGTCAACCCGTTCGTGCCGGGCAATCCGCTCCAGCGGGACGAACGCTGCCAAGAGATTCTCTCGATCCAGACCTCCGGCCTGATGAAGCGTATCCGCCACATCGGCACCAAGCAGGCTGTGATCGGCATCTCCGGCGGCCTCGACTCTACGCTTGCGCTGCTGGTTGCCGTGCGGGCCATGGAGCTGCTCGGGCGTCCGGCCAGCGATGTGCTGGCGGTCACGATGCCGGGCTTCGGCACGACCAGCCGCACGTACGACAACGCGGTAGGCTTGATCAAGGCACTCGGCGCTTCAATGAAGGTCGTTGACATCAAGGCGGCCTGCCTCCAGCACTTCGCGGACATCGGCCACGACCCCGAGGTGCATGACCTGACTTACGAGAACGTACAAGCCCGTGAGCGCACTCAGATTCTGATGGACCTCGCCAACAAGAACGGAGGGATTGTCATCGGCACGGGCGACCTGTCCGAGCTGGCTCTGGGCTGGTGTACCTATAACGGCGACCATATGTCAATGTACAGCGTGAATTCGGGCATTCCGAAGACGCTGATCCAGTATGTTGTCGCCTGGTATGCGGACCATGAAGCCGACGAGACGGTGAACAAATACCTCTACAGCATTATCGAGACCGGAATCAGCCCGGAGCTGCTGCCGCCTTCGGCAACCGGAGAGATTGTCCAGCTGACCGAGAATATTCTGGGGCCTTACATTGTGCATGACTTCTTCCTCTATTACATGCTGCGTACTGGCGCTTCTCCCGGCAAAATGCTCTACCTCGCCCAGCACGCCTTCGGCGGTGCTTATCCCAAGGAGCAGCTAACCGCCTGGCTGAAGGTGTTCGTCACCCGCTTCTTCACCCAGCAGTTCAAGCGTTCCTGCCTGCCGGACGGACCGAAGGTCGGTACGGTCAGCCTCTCGCCGCGCGGCGACTGGCGCATGCCAAGCGATGCTTCTGCCGCGCTCTGGCTGCAGGAAATCGAAGAACTGTAG
- a CDS encoding sugar phosphate isomerase/epimerase family protein, with protein MTVPFHLGVRAHDFKRCPLPQLIDKLKEHGFPAIQLALHKSFPESVAELGALSPGTAAYYGDAFRQAGIKIAVLGCYVNIIDADPAKRAQALSDFNTHLRLARDFGASLVGTETGSVGQGYTPDNFTEEAFEQVVDSVSAMVAEAERFGVTVGIEAGVNHPLYTAPLARRLLDTVASNNLQIILDAANLMTPENYLQQEQIVAEALELLGDRIAVLHLKDFTVKNGAIDIVLAGQGMLNFAPLLRYMKYKRQHIQGLLESTPEEHLQASAQFLRKMYNEV; from the coding sequence ATGACCGTTCCGTTTCACCTGGGCGTCCGTGCCCATGACTTCAAGCGGTGTCCGCTGCCGCAATTAATAGATAAGCTGAAGGAGCATGGCTTCCCGGCAATTCAATTGGCACTGCATAAGTCTTTTCCGGAGAGTGTGGCCGAGCTTGGCGCACTAAGTCCGGGGACTGCCGCCTATTATGGCGATGCCTTCAGACAAGCCGGTATCAAGATTGCTGTCCTTGGCTGTTATGTAAACATTATTGATGCTGACCCTGCCAAACGCGCGCAGGCGCTGAGCGACTTCAATACACATCTGCGGCTGGCCCGTGACTTCGGCGCGAGTCTGGTAGGAACAGAGACCGGCAGTGTGGGTCAGGGGTATACACCAGATAATTTCACGGAGGAGGCTTTTGAACAAGTGGTTGACTCCGTTAGTGCCATGGTTGCTGAGGCCGAACGCTTCGGAGTAACTGTAGGCATCGAGGCAGGAGTTAACCACCCGCTCTACACGGCCCCGTTAGCCCGGCGTCTGCTGGATACCGTGGCGTCCAATAACCTGCAAATTATACTGGATGCCGCGAATCTGATGACCCCGGAGAATTACCTTCAGCAGGAGCAGATTGTGGCAGAAGCGCTGGAGCTCCTCGGAGACCGGATCGCAGTTCTGCATCTGAAGGATTTCACAGTTAAGAACGGCGCCATCGACATCGTTCTTGCCGGACAAGGCATGCTCAACTTCGCCCCGCTGCTCCGCTACATGAAATATAAGCGCCAGCATATCCAGGGCCTGCTGGAGAGCACTCCTGAGGAACATCTCCAGGCCAGTGCGCAATTCCTGCGGAAAATGTATAACGAGGTTTAA
- a CDS encoding class II aldolase/adducin family protein: protein MNNHEEELRRLICDIGRNLFNKDFIAANDGNISARLSATEVITSPTGVSKGYLQPHMLVKVNLQGEILDAAEGYRPSTEVKMHLKIYNELPEMGGVVHAHPPYATAFAIKGEALDKMMMPESVIAMGDIPLAVYGTPSTDEIPDSLTPFLGKKTAVLLESHGALTWGKDVMAAYMNMERLEYTAKLTFLTRMIGGERELPPHRIEELVALRSFYGM, encoded by the coding sequence ATGAATAATCATGAAGAAGAATTACGGCGTCTAATCTGCGATATCGGCCGGAATCTGTTCAACAAGGATTTCATCGCGGCCAATGACGGCAATATCTCTGCCCGCTTGTCGGCCACGGAGGTCATTACTTCACCCACCGGAGTCAGCAAAGGCTATCTGCAGCCCCATATGCTGGTCAAAGTCAATCTGCAGGGAGAGATCCTGGATGCAGCAGAGGGCTACCGGCCGTCCACGGAAGTGAAGATGCACCTGAAGATCTACAACGAGCTGCCGGAGATGGGCGGGGTGGTTCATGCGCATCCGCCGTATGCTACCGCTTTTGCCATCAAGGGTGAAGCTTTGGACAAAATGATGATGCCGGAATCCGTCATTGCCATGGGGGACATTCCACTGGCGGTATACGGGACGCCTTCGACCGATGAGATCCCGGATTCGCTGACTCCCTTCCTGGGCAAGAAGACCGCTGTGCTGCTGGAGAGCCACGGTGCCCTGACCTGGGGCAAGGATGTAATGGCTGCTTATATGAACATGGAGCGGCTTGAGTATACGGCGAAGCTGACCTTCCTGACCCGCATGATCGGGGGAGAGCGCGAGCTGCCGCCGCACCGGATTGAGGAGCTGGTGGCGCTGAGATCATTCTACGGGATGTAA
- a CDS encoding MBL fold metallo-hydrolase has protein sequence MPLAGQELIEEIRSTEVPYGCLAVWFLGQASVIVKGAEVTVYIDPYVSPNPDRTFPPPAQPEEITNMEVCLITHDHSDHLDEEALPVLAGLNPQAQFMAPAVCLERLEALGIRKEQLTAALPASETEPASGLKVIPVAAAHEQLERDEQGHPKYVGYILELNGVTLYHAGDTVLFPELIEEVGSRKIDLALLPINGRDYYRGSRNIVGNMNYREAAEFAATSGFETVVPLHYDLFAGNAENPGYFVDYLYRHFPEQKFHMMARAERFVYVSAQAFKRER, from the coding sequence ATGCCTTTAGCAGGACAAGAACTGATCGAAGAAATCCGCAGCACCGAGGTGCCTTACGGCTGCCTGGCGGTCTGGTTCCTCGGACAAGCCAGCGTTATTGTCAAGGGAGCAGAGGTGACTGTCTACATTGATCCTTATGTATCCCCGAACCCGGATCGTACCTTCCCGCCGCCAGCCCAGCCTGAAGAGATTACGAATATGGAGGTCTGCCTGATTACCCATGACCATTCAGATCATCTGGATGAGGAGGCCCTCCCCGTGCTTGCCGGACTGAATCCGCAGGCGCAGTTCATGGCTCCGGCGGTCTGCCTGGAGCGTCTGGAGGCGCTGGGCATCCGCAAGGAGCAGTTGACCGCTGCCTTGCCTGCCAGTGAAACAGAGCCGGCAAGCGGGCTGAAGGTCATACCCGTTGCAGCAGCGCACGAACAGCTCGAACGCGATGAACAGGGTCATCCTAAGTACGTGGGCTACATTCTGGAGCTGAACGGGGTAACGCTCTATCATGCCGGGGATACCGTGCTGTTCCCTGAGCTGATTGAGGAGGTAGGCAGCCGCAAAATCGATCTGGCGCTGCTGCCGATTAATGGACGCGATTATTACCGGGGCAGCCGCAATATCGTCGGCAATATGAATTACCGGGAAGCGGCTGAATTTGCGGCGACCTCAGGCTTTGAGACCGTGGTACCGCTGCATTATGACCTGTTCGCCGGCAACGCCGAGAATCCGGGCTATTTCGTGGATTACCTGTACCGCCACTTTCCGGAGCAGAAGTTCCATATGATGGCCAGAGCGGAACGGTTTGTGTACGTTTCGGCGCAGGCTTTTAAGCGTGAACGTTAA